In the genome of Nocardia sp. NBC_00416, one region contains:
- a CDS encoding PH-like domain-containing protein — protein MERTLWVIGCVVLWALFIYLMYRGWRSRAARQADRIGELPPVPGETGAQVLEPTTGLYTGSTIAPSWQDRITVGDLGFRATAELTRFEHGILLDREGASAIWIPEESITAIRTERGHAGKVMSEGGVLVIRWTLPTGTEIDTGFRGDDKSVYPAWARATTGDDEQ, from the coding sequence ATGGAACGCACACTCTGGGTTATCGGCTGCGTCGTCCTGTGGGCGCTGTTCATCTATCTGATGTACCGGGGCTGGCGGAGCCGGGCGGCCCGGCAGGCGGACCGGATCGGCGAACTGCCCCCGGTTCCCGGCGAGACCGGTGCGCAAGTGCTGGAACCGACCACCGGCCTGTACACCGGCAGCACCATCGCGCCGAGCTGGCAGGACCGGATCACGGTCGGTGACCTCGGGTTCCGCGCCACCGCGGAACTGACCCGCTTCGAACACGGGATCCTGCTCGACCGCGAAGGCGCGTCGGCGATCTGGATTCCCGAGGAGTCCATCACCGCGATCCGCACCGAACGCGGGCACGCGGGCAAGGTCATGAGCGAAGGCGGGGTGCTGGTGATCCGCTGGACCCTGCCGACCGGAACCGAGATCGACACCGGGTTCCGCGGCGACGACAAATCGGTATATCCGGCCTGGGCGCGGGCAACGACGGGAGACGACGAACAATGA
- a CDS encoding dihydroorotase has protein sequence MSESVLITGARLYGEGDPVDVLVSGGVIQRIGTDLAADGAQVVPADGRVLLPGFVDLHTHLREPGREDTETIESGSAAAALGGYTAVFAMANTSPVADTQVVTDHVWRRGQEVGLVDVFPVGAVTVGLAGAQLAEMGTMATGVGAVRMFSDDGHCVHDPLIMRRALEYARSLGVLIAQHAEEPRLTSGAVAHEGPTAARLGLAGWPRAAEESIVARDALLARDAGARVHICHASTAGTVELVKWAKAQGISITAEVTPHHLLLTDARLETYDAVNKVNPPLREGSDTEALRRALAEGIVDCVATDHAPHAEQDKCCEFAAARPGMLGLETALSIVVETMVRPGLLDWRGVARVMSERPAEIVGLDDHGRPIAEGEPANLVLVDPEADWTVSGADLASISSNTPYQEMTLPGRVVATLLRGRITARDGVAAAPARAGAGAR, from the coding sequence GTGAGTGAGTCGGTGCTGATCACAGGTGCTCGCCTCTACGGCGAGGGCGACCCGGTCGACGTGCTCGTCTCCGGTGGTGTGATCCAGCGGATCGGGACCGACCTGGCCGCGGACGGCGCGCAGGTCGTGCCCGCCGACGGCCGGGTGCTGCTGCCCGGATTCGTCGACCTGCACACCCACCTGCGTGAACCGGGGCGCGAGGACACCGAGACCATCGAATCCGGATCCGCGGCCGCGGCACTGGGCGGGTACACGGCCGTCTTCGCCATGGCCAATACCTCGCCGGTCGCCGACACCCAGGTGGTCACCGACCACGTGTGGCGGCGCGGTCAGGAGGTCGGGCTGGTCGATGTGTTCCCGGTGGGCGCGGTGACCGTGGGCCTGGCCGGTGCGCAGCTCGCCGAGATGGGCACCATGGCCACCGGCGTCGGCGCGGTGCGGATGTTCTCCGACGACGGGCACTGCGTCCACGATCCGCTGATCATGCGGCGGGCGCTGGAGTACGCGCGTTCGCTCGGTGTGCTCATCGCCCAGCACGCGGAGGAGCCGCGACTGACCTCGGGCGCGGTCGCGCACGAAGGCCCGACCGCGGCCCGGCTGGGCCTGGCGGGCTGGCCGCGGGCCGCCGAGGAGTCGATCGTGGCGCGGGACGCGCTGCTGGCCCGGGACGCGGGCGCACGGGTCCACATCTGCCACGCTTCCACAGCCGGCACCGTGGAATTGGTGAAATGGGCGAAAGCGCAGGGTATTTCGATCACCGCGGAGGTCACTCCGCATCATCTGCTGCTGACCGACGCCCGGCTGGAGACCTACGACGCGGTGAACAAGGTGAACCCGCCGCTGCGCGAAGGTTCCGATACCGAGGCGCTGCGGCGGGCGCTGGCCGAGGGGATCGTGGACTGCGTCGCCACCGATCACGCGCCGCACGCCGAACAGGACAAATGCTGTGAATTCGCGGCGGCCCGGCCCGGCATGCTGGGACTGGAGACCGCCTTGTCGATCGTGGTGGAGACCATGGTGCGGCCCGGGCTGCTGGATTGGCGCGGGGTGGCGCGGGTGATGAGCGAACGGCCCGCCGAGATCGTCGGACTCGACGACCACGGCCGTCCGATCGCCGAAGGCGAACCGGCCAACCTGGTCCTGGTCGATCCGGAGGCCGACTGGACAGTGTCCGGTGCCGATCTCGCCAGTATCTCGAGCAATACGCCGTACCAGGAGATGACGCTGCCCGGACGGGTCGTCGCCACGCTGCTGCGCGGGCGGATCACCGCTCGCGACGGCGTGGCCGCCGCGCCTGCCCGTGCCGGGGCAGGAGCGCGCTGA
- the rpoZ gene encoding DNA-directed RNA polymerase subunit omega produces the protein MSSSDIVTPAYDTPIGLTNPPIDELLDRTSSKYSLVIYAAKRARQINDYYNQLGDGILEYVGPLVEPLPQEKPLSVAMREIHSDLLEHTEGE, from the coding sequence GTGAGCAGTTCGGACATCGTTACGCCCGCCTATGACACCCCGATCGGCCTCACCAATCCGCCGATCGACGAGCTGCTCGACCGCACCTCGTCCAAATACAGCCTCGTGATCTACGCGGCCAAGCGCGCCCGGCAGATCAACGACTACTACAACCAGCTGGGCGACGGCATCTTGGAGTATGTCGGCCCCCTGGTGGAGCCGCTCCCGCAGGAGAAGCCGCTGTCGGTGGCGATGCGCGAGATCCACAGCGATCTGCTCGAGCACACCGAAGGCGAATGA
- the gmk gene encoding guanylate kinase: MTKGRLVVLVGPSAVGKSTVVRCVRERLPELVFSVSATTRDPRPGEVDGRDYRFVSRAEFDAMIEAGDLLEWADIHGGLQRSGTPAGPVRAALSEGLSVLIEVDLEGARSIRRVVPEAVLVFLAPPSWEILVERLRSRGTESAEVIERRLETARVELAARDEFDTVIVNDTVTSACAQLVSLFVSTNSSS; this comes from the coding sequence ATGACGAAGGGTCGGCTGGTTGTACTGGTCGGCCCCTCGGCCGTCGGTAAGTCCACCGTGGTGCGCTGTGTCCGCGAGCGGCTGCCGGAGCTGGTTTTCAGCGTCTCGGCGACCACCCGGGACCCGCGTCCCGGTGAAGTCGACGGCCGCGATTACCGGTTCGTGAGCCGGGCGGAGTTCGACGCGATGATCGAGGCCGGTGATCTGCTCGAATGGGCGGATATCCACGGCGGGCTCCAGCGCTCCGGTACTCCGGCCGGGCCGGTGCGGGCCGCGCTGTCGGAGGGGCTTTCGGTGCTGATCGAGGTCGATCTCGAGGGCGCGCGTTCGATCCGGCGGGTTGTGCCCGAGGCCGTCCTGGTGTTCCTGGCGCCGCCCAGCTGGGAGATTCTGGTGGAGCGGCTGCGTAGCCGGGGCACCGAATCGGCGGAGGTCATCGAACGTCGGCTGGAGACCGCACGGGTGGAACTGGCCGCACGTGACGAGTTCGACACCGTGATCGTCAACGACACCGTGACCAGCGCCTGTGCGCAGTTGGTATCGTTGTTCGTCAGCACGAATTCCAGTTCGTAG
- a CDS encoding aspartate carbamoyltransferase catalytic subunit produces MRHLLTVTDLDRDTATGLLDEAERFEQALLGREVHKLPTLRGRTVMTVFFENSTRTRVSFEVAGKWMSADVINVSASSSSVAKGESLRDTALTLHAAGADALIVRHPASGAAHQITRWFEEWSRRSGSAVPAVINAGDGTHQHPTQALLDALTLRQRLGDIAGRRVVIVGDILHSRVARSNAFLLSTLGAEVVLVAPRTLLPVGVEGWPVRVSTDLDSELPGADAVLMLRVQAERMNGGFFPSAREYSIRYGLSERRTALLDEHAVVLHPGPMLRGMEIASSVADSPRAAVLQQVTNGVHMRMAVLFRLLIGVQEAVA; encoded by the coding sequence GTGAGACATCTGCTGACGGTGACCGATCTGGATCGGGACACCGCCACCGGTCTGCTCGACGAGGCCGAACGTTTCGAACAGGCGCTGCTGGGCCGCGAGGTGCACAAACTGCCCACCCTGCGCGGCCGCACGGTCATGACGGTGTTCTTCGAGAACTCCACGCGTACCCGGGTCTCGTTCGAGGTCGCCGGGAAATGGATGAGCGCCGACGTGATCAACGTGAGCGCGAGCAGTTCGTCGGTGGCCAAAGGCGAATCACTGCGCGACACCGCGCTCACCCTGCATGCCGCCGGCGCGGACGCGCTCATCGTGCGGCATCCCGCTTCCGGCGCGGCGCATCAGATCACCCGTTGGTTCGAGGAGTGGTCGCGGCGTTCGGGAAGCGCGGTACCCGCGGTGATCAACGCCGGTGACGGAACACATCAGCATCCGACTCAAGCGCTGCTGGACGCGCTGACCCTGCGGCAGCGCCTCGGCGATATCGCCGGCCGGCGGGTGGTGATCGTCGGGGACATCCTGCACAGCCGAGTGGCCCGGTCGAACGCTTTCCTGCTGTCGACCCTGGGCGCGGAGGTGGTGCTCGTCGCGCCGCGCACCCTGCTGCCGGTGGGGGTCGAAGGCTGGCCGGTGCGCGTCTCGACGGACCTGGACTCCGAGCTGCCCGGTGCGGATGCCGTACTCATGCTGCGGGTTCAGGCGGAGCGCATGAACGGCGGTTTCTTCCCGTCGGCGCGCGAATACTCGATCCGGTACGGGCTGTCCGAACGCCGGACGGCGCTGCTCGACGAACACGCCGTGGTGCTGCATCCCGGCCCGATGCTGCGCGGTATGGAAATCGCGTCGTCGGTGGCCGATTCGCCACGCGCCGCGGTGCTGCAACAGGTGACGAATGGAGTCCATATGCGGATGGCGGTGCTGTTCCGCCTGCTCATCGGAGTGCAGGAGGCCGTGGCGTGA
- the carB gene encoding carbamoyl-phosphate synthase large subunit gives MPRRTDLEHILVIGSGPIVIGQACEFDYSGTQACRVLRSEGLRVSLVNSNPATIMTDPEYADSTYVEPITPEFVEKVIERERPDALLATLGGQTALNTAVALHERGVLAKYNVELIGADFDAIQRGEDRQKFKDIVARVGGESARSRVCYTMDEVRDTVEELGFPVVVRPSFTMGGLGSGMAYDDTDLDRIAGGGLAASPTANVLIEESILGWKEYELELMRDGRDNVVIVCSIENVDPMGVHTGDSMTVAPALTLTDREYQKMRDLGIAILREVGVDTGGCNIQFAVDPADGRLIVIEMNPRVSRSSALASKATGFPIAKIAAKLAIGYTLDEIVNDITKETPACFEPTLDYVVVKAPRFAFEKFPGADPTLTTTMKSVGEAMSLGRNFTEALGKVLRSLETKATGFWTADDAKWAPASADESDVDAAIAEILADLRVPTEGRIYQVERALRFGASIEDVAAASGIDPWFVAEIAGLVELRGELLDTPVLDEALLRRAKYSGLSDRQIAALRPELAGESGVRALRHRLGVRPVFKTVDTCAAEFEARTPYHYSAYELDPEAESEVAPQPDRAKVIILGSGPNRIGQGIEFDYSCVHAAQTLSAAGYETVMVNCNPETVSTDYDTADRLYFEPLTFEDVLEVYHAESESGTVAGVIVQLGGQTPLGLAQRLTEAGVPVVGTSAAAIDLAEDRGEFGDVLVAAGLPAPKYGTATTFEQARKIAAEIGYPVLVRPSYVLGGRGMEIVYDEQSLEGYISRATELSPEHPVLVDRFLEDAIEIDVDALCDGEEVFLGGVMEHIEEAGIHSGDSACALPPITLGRSDIEAVRRSTIALAKGIGVRGLLNVQYALKDDILYVLEANPRASRTVPFVSKATAVPLAKAAARIMLGTTIAELRAEGMLPDDDGGHVPLDAPVAVKEAVLPFHRFRRADGSGVDSLLSPEMKSTGEVMGIDADFGTAFAKSQAAAYGSLPTEGTVFVSIANRDKRAMVFPVKRLHDLGFRILATAGTAEMLRRNGIPCEEVRKHSDPVSPAGGSSAPPAASIVEQIRDGEVDMVFNTPYGNSGPRIDGYEIRSAAVSVNIPCITTVQGAAAAVQGIEAGINGGLGVRSLQELHSALRG, from the coding sequence ATGCCACGCCGCACCGACCTCGAACACATTCTGGTCATCGGTTCGGGCCCGATCGTCATCGGTCAGGCGTGCGAGTTCGATTATTCGGGCACGCAGGCCTGCCGGGTGCTGCGGTCGGAGGGGCTGCGGGTTTCGCTGGTCAACTCCAATCCGGCGACCATCATGACCGACCCGGAATACGCCGATTCCACCTATGTCGAGCCGATCACCCCGGAATTCGTCGAAAAGGTCATCGAAAGGGAACGGCCCGACGCGCTGCTGGCCACGCTGGGCGGGCAGACCGCGCTGAACACTGCCGTGGCGCTGCACGAACGCGGCGTGCTGGCGAAATACAACGTCGAACTGATCGGCGCCGATTTCGACGCCATCCAGCGCGGTGAAGACCGCCAGAAGTTCAAGGACATCGTCGCGCGCGTCGGCGGCGAGAGCGCCCGCTCACGGGTCTGTTACACCATGGACGAAGTCCGGGACACCGTCGAGGAACTGGGCTTCCCGGTCGTCGTGCGCCCGTCGTTCACCATGGGCGGGCTCGGGTCCGGAATGGCCTACGACGATACGGATCTGGACCGGATCGCCGGCGGTGGCCTGGCCGCCTCACCGACCGCGAACGTGCTGATCGAGGAATCCATCCTCGGCTGGAAGGAATACGAGCTCGAGCTGATGCGCGACGGGCGCGACAATGTCGTGATCGTCTGCTCGATCGAGAACGTGGACCCGATGGGTGTGCACACCGGCGATTCGATGACCGTCGCGCCCGCGCTCACGCTCACCGACCGCGAATACCAGAAGATGCGTGATCTCGGTATCGCGATCCTGCGCGAAGTCGGCGTCGATACCGGTGGCTGCAATATCCAGTTCGCGGTCGATCCCGCCGACGGCCGGCTCATCGTCATCGAAATGAACCCGCGGGTCTCCCGGTCGTCGGCGCTGGCATCCAAGGCGACCGGATTCCCGATCGCCAAGATCGCGGCCAAATTGGCGATCGGCTACACACTCGACGAAATCGTCAACGACATCACCAAGGAAACCCCGGCCTGTTTCGAACCCACCCTCGACTATGTGGTGGTGAAAGCGCCGCGGTTCGCGTTCGAGAAATTCCCGGGTGCCGACCCCACCCTCACCACCACCATGAAATCGGTGGGTGAGGCGATGTCGCTGGGTCGCAATTTCACCGAGGCGCTGGGCAAGGTGCTGCGCTCGCTGGAAACCAAGGCCACCGGATTCTGGACCGCCGACGACGCGAAATGGGCGCCGGCGTCCGCGGACGAATCCGATGTCGACGCCGCGATCGCGGAGATCCTCGCGGATCTGCGCGTCCCGACCGAGGGTCGTATCTACCAGGTCGAGCGGGCGCTGCGGTTCGGCGCGAGTATCGAAGACGTCGCTGCGGCCTCCGGGATCGACCCCTGGTTCGTCGCCGAGATCGCCGGACTGGTGGAGCTGCGTGGCGAACTCCTCGACACCCCGGTGCTGGACGAAGCGCTGCTGCGCCGCGCGAAGTACTCCGGGTTGTCCGACCGGCAGATCGCCGCGCTGCGGCCGGAACTGGCCGGGGAGAGCGGCGTACGGGCCCTGCGGCACCGTCTCGGGGTGCGCCCGGTGTTCAAAACCGTCGATACCTGCGCCGCCGAATTCGAAGCCCGGACTCCGTACCACTATTCGGCCTACGAACTCGACCCCGAAGCCGAATCCGAGGTCGCCCCGCAGCCCGATCGCGCCAAGGTGATCATCCTGGGTTCCGGTCCCAACCGGATCGGGCAGGGCATCGAATTCGACTACTCGTGTGTGCACGCCGCGCAGACCCTGTCGGCCGCCGGGTACGAGACGGTCATGGTCAACTGCAACCCGGAGACCGTCTCCACCGACTACGACACCGCCGACCGCCTCTACTTCGAACCCCTCACCTTCGAGGACGTCCTCGAGGTGTACCACGCGGAATCGGAATCCGGCACGGTCGCCGGGGTGATCGTGCAGCTCGGCGGGCAGACCCCGCTCGGGCTGGCACAGCGACTCACCGAGGCCGGGGTCCCGGTCGTCGGCACCAGCGCCGCCGCCATCGACCTCGCCGAGGATCGCGGCGAATTCGGTGACGTCCTGGTCGCCGCCGGCCTGCCCGCACCCAAGTACGGCACCGCCACCACCTTCGAGCAGGCCCGCAAGATCGCCGCCGAGATCGGTTACCCGGTGCTGGTGCGGCCGTCCTACGTGCTCGGCGGGCGCGGTATGGAAATCGTCTATGACGAGCAGTCCCTCGAAGGCTATATCTCCCGCGCCACCGAACTCAGCCCCGAACACCCGGTGCTGGTGGACCGGTTCCTGGAAGACGCCATCGAAATCGATGTGGACGCGCTCTGCGACGGCGAAGAGGTGTTCCTCGGCGGGGTCATGGAACATATCGAGGAAGCGGGCATCCACTCCGGCGACTCGGCGTGCGCGCTGCCGCCGATCACTCTGGGCCGCAGCGATATCGAGGCGGTGCGGCGCTCCACCATCGCGCTCGCCAAAGGCATCGGCGTCCGGGGTCTGCTGAACGTGCAGTACGCGCTCAAGGACGACATCCTCTACGTCCTCGAGGCCAACCCGCGTGCGAGCCGGACTGTGCCGTTCGTCTCCAAGGCCACCGCCGTCCCGCTGGCCAAGGCGGCCGCCCGGATCATGCTCGGCACCACCATCGCCGAACTCCGTGCCGAGGGCATGCTGCCCGACGACGACGGCGGCCATGTGCCCCTGGACGCCCCCGTGGCGGTGAAGGAGGCGGTGCTGCCCTTCCATCGGTTCCGTCGCGCGGACGGCAGCGGCGTCGACTCGCTGCTTTCTCCCGAGATGAAATCGACCGGCGAGGTCATGGGCATCGACGCCGACTTCGGCACCGCGTTCGCCAAGAGTCAGGCCGCGGCCTACGGATCGCTGCCCACCGAAGGCACCGTGTTCGTCTCCATCGCCAACCGCGACAAACGGGCCATGGTGTTCCCGGTCAAACGCCTGCACGACCTCGGCTTCCGTATCCTGGCCACCGCCGGGACCGCGGAGATGCTGCGCCGCAACGGGATTCCCTGCGAAGAAGTGCGCAAGCACTCCGATCCGGTCTCCCCGGCGGGCGGCAGCAGCGCACCCCCCGCAGCGTCCATCGTGGAACAGATCCGCGACGGCGAGGTCGATATGGTGTTCAACACCCCCTACGGCAACTCGGGCCCCCGTATCGACGGCTACGAGATCCGCAGTGCCGCGGTGAGTGTGAACATCCCCTGCATCACCACGGTGCAGGGTGCCGCGGCGGCCGTCCAGGGGATCGAAGCCGGCATCAACGGCGGCCTCGGTGTGCGGTCCCTGCAGGAACTGCATTCGGCGCTGCGCGGCTGA
- the mihF gene encoding integration host factor, actinobacterial type, which produces MALPQLTDEQRAAALEKAAAARRARAELKDRLKRGGTDLKEVLGQAETDEIIGKMKVRALLEALPKVGKVKAEEIMNELEIAPTRRLRGLGDRQRKALLAKFDLGA; this is translated from the coding sequence GTGGCCCTTCCCCAGCTGACTGATGAGCAGCGCGCCGCTGCTCTGGAGAAGGCGGCTGCCGCACGCCGTGCTCGGGCGGAGCTCAAGGATCGCCTGAAGCGCGGCGGCACCGACTTGAAAGAGGTCCTCGGCCAGGCCGAGACCGATGAGATCATCGGAAAGATGAAGGTGCGCGCACTGCTGGAAGCCCTGCCCAAGGTCGGCAAGGTCAAGGCCGAGGAGATCATGAACGAGCTCGAGATCGCGCCGACCCGACGGCTGCGTGGTCTCGGTGATCGGCAGCGCAAGGCGCTGCTCGCCAAATTCGATCTCGGCGCCTGA
- the pyrF gene encoding orotidine-5'-phosphate decarboxylase, protein MNTTFGERLAAAMSEHGPICVGIDPHPALLEAWDLPGDANGLETFAELCVEAFDGTVAVVKPQVAFFEAYGSAGIAVLERTIEVLRASGTLVLADAKRGDIGSTMDAYARAWLADGPLGADAVTVSPYLGFGALRPALDLAVANHRGVFVLAATSNPEAAPVQQAVTGGRTLAQTVVDAAADLNPAGAPGSVGVVVGATLTEIPDLTALNGPILLPGVGAQGGTADAVRALLPEPVWPAAVPNVSRDVLRAGPSVTALRARLAAFQEEFSFLR, encoded by the coding sequence ATGAACACCACCTTCGGTGAGCGGCTGGCCGCCGCCATGAGCGAACACGGGCCGATCTGCGTCGGGATCGATCCGCATCCGGCGCTACTGGAAGCCTGGGATCTGCCCGGCGACGCCAACGGTCTCGAAACCTTCGCCGAACTGTGCGTCGAAGCCTTCGACGGAACAGTGGCGGTGGTCAAACCACAGGTCGCCTTCTTCGAGGCGTACGGGTCGGCGGGGATCGCGGTGCTCGAACGCACCATCGAGGTGCTGCGCGCCTCCGGCACCCTCGTACTCGCCGACGCCAAACGCGGCGATATCGGGTCCACCATGGACGCCTACGCCCGCGCCTGGCTGGCCGACGGCCCGCTGGGGGCGGACGCGGTCACCGTGTCCCCGTATCTCGGCTTCGGCGCCCTGCGACCCGCCCTCGACCTGGCCGTCGCCAACCATCGCGGTGTCTTCGTCCTGGCCGCCACCTCCAACCCCGAAGCGGCCCCGGTCCAGCAGGCCGTCACCGGCGGGCGCACCCTCGCGCAGACGGTGGTAGACGCGGCGGCCGACCTCAACCCCGCCGGCGCACCGGGGTCGGTGGGCGTAGTCGTCGGCGCCACCCTCACCGAGATCCCCGACCTGACGGCGCTCAACGGTCCGATCCTGCTGCCGGGAGTCGGCGCGCAGGGCGGCACCGCCGACGCCGTCCGAGCCCTCTTACCGGAGCCTGTGTGGCCGGCAGCGGTCCCGAACGTATCGAGGGACGTGCTCCGGGCCGGGCCCTCGGTCACGGCGCTGCGCGCCCGCCTGGCGGCCTTCCAGGAGGAATTCTCCTTCCTTCGGTGA
- the carA gene encoding glutamine-hydrolyzing carbamoyl-phosphate synthase small subunit, protein MTNTTAAALVLEDGRVFRGSAYGAVGQTLGEAVFCTAMTGYQETLTDPSYHRQIVVATAPQIGNTGWNDEDDESQRIWVAGYAVRDPARRASNWRATGTLPGQLEQQEIVGIAGIDTRAVVRHLRSRGSMKAGIFSGPALAGADELLGRVTGQESMLGADLAGEVSTDRIYTIEPEGTPLFTVVAVDLGIKSNTPRMFAARGMRVHVVPSSATLDQILELKPDGAFLSNGPGDPATADTAVALTQGILDKGLPLFGICFGNQILGRALGRGTYKMKFGHRGINIPVIETETGRISITAQNHGFALEGEKGEQFDTPFGKAEVSHVCANDGTVEGVRLVDGRAFSVQYHPEAAAGPHDAAYLFDRFSGLMKGA, encoded by the coding sequence ATGACGAACACAACGGCCGCAGCCCTGGTACTCGAAGACGGACGGGTGTTCCGCGGGTCCGCCTACGGCGCGGTGGGACAGACCCTCGGCGAGGCGGTTTTCTGCACCGCCATGACCGGCTATCAGGAAACCCTCACCGACCCGAGCTATCACCGGCAGATCGTGGTGGCCACCGCCCCGCAGATCGGCAACACCGGCTGGAACGACGAGGACGACGAATCGCAGCGGATCTGGGTCGCGGGCTACGCGGTCCGCGACCCCGCGCGCCGGGCCTCGAACTGGCGGGCCACCGGCACCCTGCCCGGTCAGCTGGAACAGCAGGAGATCGTCGGCATCGCCGGTATCGACACCCGCGCGGTGGTGCGGCATCTGCGCAGCCGCGGCTCGATGAAGGCGGGAATCTTCTCGGGTCCCGCACTCGCCGGCGCCGACGAACTGCTCGGTCGCGTGACCGGCCAGGAATCCATGCTGGGCGCCGACCTCGCCGGTGAGGTGAGCACCGACCGGATCTACACGATCGAACCCGAGGGCACACCCCTGTTCACGGTCGTGGCCGTCGATCTGGGCATCAAATCCAACACCCCGCGGATGTTCGCCGCCCGCGGGATGCGGGTGCACGTGGTCCCCTCGTCGGCGACCCTGGACCAGATCCTGGAACTGAAACCCGACGGCGCGTTCCTGTCGAACGGGCCGGGTGACCCGGCCACGGCCGATACCGCTGTCGCCCTGACCCAGGGCATCCTCGACAAGGGATTGCCGCTGTTCGGCATCTGCTTCGGCAACCAGATCCTGGGCCGCGCTCTCGGCCGCGGCACCTACAAGATGAAGTTCGGGCACCGGGGCATCAATATCCCCGTCATCGAAACCGAGACCGGCCGGATCTCCATCACCGCGCAGAACCACGGGTTCGCGCTGGAGGGGGAGAAGGGCGAGCAGTTCGACACCCCGTTCGGCAAAGCCGAGGTCAGCCATGTCTGTGCCAACGACGGCACCGTGGAGGGGGTCCGGCTGGTCGACGGCCGCGCCTTCTCCGTCCAATACCACCCGGAAGCGGCCGCCGGTCCCCATGACGCCGCGTACTTGTTCGACCGGTTCTCCGGTCTGATGAAGGGAGCCTGA
- the pyrR gene encoding bifunctional pyr operon transcriptional regulator/uracil phosphoribosyltransferase PyrR — MAVPEERAATSGEATPPPERHTPEWVATGRELLSASDVGRTVARIAHQIIERTALDSGEPGAPRVVLIGIPTRGTTLAARLTDKIEEFSGVRPALGSLDITLYRDDLRSKPHRPLERTSVPEGGIEDALVVLVDDVLFSGRTVRSALDALRDLGRPRTVQLAVLVDRGHRELPIRADFVGKNVPTSRAEDVSVLLTEQDGRDGVFLHQGEGQ; from the coding sequence ATGGCTGTGCCCGAAGAACGGGCCGCCACGTCCGGCGAGGCGACGCCACCCCCCGAGCGGCATACACCGGAATGGGTGGCGACGGGACGCGAACTGCTGTCGGCCTCCGATGTCGGCCGCACCGTCGCGCGAATCGCGCACCAGATCATCGAACGCACCGCCCTCGATTCGGGCGAGCCCGGCGCGCCCCGGGTCGTGCTGATCGGCATCCCGACCCGGGGGACCACCCTCGCGGCGCGGCTCACCGACAAGATCGAGGAGTTCTCCGGGGTCCGGCCCGCGCTCGGATCACTCGACATCACGCTCTACCGCGACGATCTGCGCAGCAAACCGCATCGCCCGCTGGAACGCACCTCGGTGCCCGAGGGCGGTATCGAGGACGCGCTCGTCGTCCTGGTCGACGATGTGCTCTTCTCCGGGCGCACCGTCCGCTCCGCCCTCGACGCACTGCGTGACCTGGGCCGCCCGCGCACGGTTCAGCTCGCGGTCCTGGTCGACCGCGGTCACCGGGAACTGCCGATCCGCGCCGATTTCGTCGGCAAGAACGTGCCCACCTCGCGCGCCGAGGATGTGTCGGTGCTGCTGACCGAACAGGACGGCCGCGACGGCGTATTCCTGCACCAGGGGGAGGGACAGTGA